ACTCACTATCTCATAATTTTCTTGGTTTGAGTAAAtgtttattattagttttatggCTCTATTTCGCTATGGTTTAAAGTTTTTGGAGAATCAGAGTTTTTGGAGACCATGTATAGATTAGTCGCAGTTTAATCATGAAAAAACAACTAGAGACTCTCTTTACTTACGGTATAAATGTGCCAAAATGCTGTAAGGCCCTAATCAACTATGGTTTAATTATGATAAATTTTAGGGTCTGTGCGATAATCCGTCTTGCATGTCCTCAAAGACGGTTTTTTCCATATAATATACGTATCTTTTAACTTGACTGTTGTCCTCTTTCAATGATTTTCAGATATTAAGGTCTCAGTGAAGTGTGAAGGTGTCAAAACCCTAGCTATAACAGCAACAGAAAAAGATGGTTCCTTCAAGGCTAACCTTCCCTCATGTCATACAATAACTTCTACAAACTGTTTGGCAAAACTTCTTGGTGGACCAACTCAGCTTTACACCAAAAAACAAAACCAAGTTTCACAAATCACCAAAGGAAAAGAACAAAACACCTACACCATCTCTACTCCTCTTAGTTTCATGATATCATGCCCTAAAAACACAAATTGTAAGGCTGCAAAACCTGTTGGTTCATCCAAAACTGTTGACCTTCCTCTTCCTCCAGCATGGGGTTTGGCACCAAGTAGCTATTATGTTCCTTTTGTTCCTATCATTGGAATACCTTAATTAATCATGTTTGTTCAAGTGATGAAGAATAATCACTTTAGTAATAAAGTTTATAGGGAGCAATAGACTTTTATATAGTCTTGTTTTGTTATGTATAATCATTATAAAATTATAGATGTAATGGTGTTTGTATCATATATGCAGCTATTGACAAATGCAACATAGTTGTAATGATGTATCATGTGTGCTTGTGAAAttttagtatataatatatattcatatGCTTTCTGAGTCTTAAAGCAGATATATGTTGTATGGTTGAGGAATATCAGtatcatttaattaaaaaatatatgttttattattggttttatatataacttttaaaatgatacattgattttttaaataaaataaaccaatTACAAAGAGTATGTGTATTCTAgaaaatcaatacaattaatgaTGAAAAAACATTGATCTTGTAAATGATTTGTGAATAAAATCTATATGCCAGCAAATAGAGAAAAATGTATGATTAATGAGAGGCACATGGTCATtgattatatatgaaaaattcaGCAGCAATATTTCAGCAAAAACATTAACTATGCCCTGACACCACTGTTCAACTGCAAGTATGGTACTAGTACAGCATATATGCATTAACTATACATTCACCACAAGAATTTGTATATcacaatttaaaatttttaaaagccTAATATTGATGGGAGTTCAATCCAACCCAATACAACAACATTGATATAAAGTTGACGATTATCCACCTTTGCGAAAGACATATCACACTTATCCACCTAAAACTTTAAGGTAATATGTGAGTAGATTCTTCCAACTTATATATTCTCAACTCACCACATTTCTATCCAATGCGGAACTATTTTCCACTTACTCACACttcattattattctaacactcctcctcaagtgtgagtccacaatACTCCTCCTCACACTTGTACCGTTGTTACCTCTTCTTGGACAACGAGACACCTCTTCTTGGGCAATTTGATACAAGTTAGTcggtccctttctcgaaccaaaACTCAAGATATCATTTGTTGGGAGAGTTACTAGGAGCATTCATACAAAGTTGAGGATTATGTACCTtcgtgagagacacaccacttattcACCTAAAACCAACTATTCTACAAAATCATTACAACACTATTCAACTTTGATTGTTTACAAACCCAGACACCAACTCTAGTCCTTCTAACCCCGACACGAGTGTTGATATTGCTGTTGGTTTTAGTTTTTTTCAGGATTTTAGATTTTAGTTTTAGTGTTGCTAACTTTTTTTGTTACGTTGAAGTTTTGATGATGCTAACGCTGTTTATATTTTCTACGTTATTGGTTTTAATGTTGCTGGCTATTTGCAAATTGAATGCAATAGATATTTGAATGAAGTCTAATTGAAAATTGCATTCCTCGTTTGTTATGTTTTTTTGTTATGTTCTTACACAAATTTTCAATGATTTTGATTGTGTCTCACTTTGATTAGAGTGATAATGGTAATTTTGTGCGTCAATCGAACTTTGAATTTGAAGATGTTTTcaaattggctgcattttgtggtaaaatattcctgtgtgttatgatgtcttgactaatgtcatgacatgctatGTGTAATGATGTGCAGGTTGTTtatgtttaagctaatacaggaTTTAGTTAtatgtcatgctcgatgtcatgacatcagtatttgacagcagtggCTGTTATATTTagctattatgtttccttatttatctcaggctatATTTTAAGAAACCACATATTTTGCTGAATGGTTATCAGTAGAAGATCTCGTCTACAACATATGTGTTAACACCCTGAttatgtggaaattaggttaacttggttaaccctaatttatgtttggaaggccCAAGGCCCAAGTGGTGCCTATAAGAAGATTTCTAATCCTACTTTTAGAAGTGGAGATTTTTGCGTGAAGAATTATGTGCATTGTGGTTTACTTTCACATGCGTTTTTGTTAGTGTTTTATTGTGAGCCAAACAATTATCTCTTTGATAATTGTATTGGAGTAGGGTGttttttgagttgtaatttggtgtgtcactctaagcttttaagcataagtgctatgtctcttgattgaagcttttaagcaagatcgagATTAGTTTGGAGTGTGTCTTCAATTTGTTTTTCATAGTTTTCTGTTtgttatcactgttgtgattgagggggagtgagtaggaactcGGGTCTAGAactagattgaaattgcattgggtaggtcttaagtgaggagggTAAACTGgtagtttaactctgaattaacACTACTTATAATagatttcctccctggcttggtagcccccagagtaggtgttattgtacaccgaactgggtaaacaattccctGTGTTCTTTACTGCTTTTATTGACTTACTGCTAAAAGTAATTATCTGTTCAGTAGTGGATGACATAACATCCGATAAGACATCGACTACCTGATTACTAGACTTTTCAGAATtatttgaaggtggagaaaaacacaagaaaggggggattgaattgtgttctttatcaattaaaattccctttctttttctttaacgtcttttctttatttcatttaatcatctattggattatgctttgatgttgaggaagcatgaagatgtagaacttcataaccaataagatgttcattttaacttctaaaggatatcagaacttctgacttgttcAGTACAGTTCTGCAGAACTTCAGtttgaatgttctaagttaaaatgaataGAGCACAAAGTAAAAGACAAATTCATTTTTATCtaggttcaccttctgaataaggctacctccagtccaccttcttcaggtgatttgcctctcaacagaggtcttaatccactataaccaattcATGATTACAACCGCATGAACCTCCGTCGTGACCAACAATCTACACAGCCAACTACTGTGACTAACCATCTGAACAATGACCTCTTTAGTGATCTCCatgagatataacgttcattgacTCAGGAACCCTGCACAGTCTACccgctgtgactaaccctgcacaaccaacctgttgtgactaaccctgcacaaccaacctgttgtgactaaccctgcacagcaAACCACTGTGACTAACCTTAGATGATAAACCGTTCAATGATCCCATCTGGatatgatcagtggttttcacacatatattttccgttgtttttaagtatttttaagttatgttattaagtgttttatttctttattcgtcattttatgctttggttgtatgttttaatgttttcagactgatatggagaaatcggagtaaatcagtgcaaaactcggagtttcgaggaagttcagaaaacatgtttcaggaggcctgacacgggtggccgtgtttctcaacacgggccgtgtcaggaagagagttGTGAGCgaagtttgagagaaaggaaaaacaggGGTGCAAcatgggtgcccgtgttgctcaacacggcccgtgttgctaggCCTGGGACTTaaagaatgaaaaataaataacagagggccaacacgggtgcccgtgttgctcaacacggcccgtgttgggtggtgacgctgatttcagtgatttttattatttagttcagtggttggcctgcaagggtgtttttgggatttccaaacaacttaagtgagtctgcactatttaggagggttttcaagatgaattagggatctttttgcaacacgaagaattggaggattgagaaaggaagcctatgcaattggagaagaacagagaactctcatgagcggaagccattgaagatcaaagttcatcatctctattgtaatgtctttatttgatatctttgtaatttctttggatgatatgagtagctaaaccccccaatgctagggggtgtccctgattaacatttgtgatgattttgaattccgaatttcaataacatatttctctttcatgttcaatttaatggtataaggtttttaatgctttcctcgtcggaccaactggattgatttatgactgacaattaggattgacatccattgttagggtttttataccattatactatagtagatatcacctaggactagggataccctatagtaaccggattgttcttgattataataatacttgatttgatcactaatttcgaaggactttgggattaggatttcaatgttcaaaggtttgcccactaaggacttaggagcaaat
Above is a window of Vicia villosa cultivar HV-30 ecotype Madison, WI unplaced genomic scaffold, Vvil1.0 ctg.000253F_1_1, whole genome shotgun sequence DNA encoding:
- the LOC131625978 gene encoding uncharacterized protein LOC131625978, producing MAYTQVITALVFALILASFDLSSCQIVKGKVSCVDCTHNYDLSDIKVSVKCEGVKTLAITATEKDGSFKANLPSCHTITSTNCLAKLLGGPTQLYTKKQNQVSQITKGKEQNTYTISTPLSFMISCPKNTNCKAAKPVGSSKTVDLPLPPAWGLAPSSYYVPFVPIIGIP